One Yimella lutea DNA window includes the following coding sequences:
- a CDS encoding AAA family ATPase: MPTTTASPVTLPGTVQQRVAAAAARAGVPVCFQSDPGQGKTATITAWLSAWGYQAEILSPANREPADFLGQMVLTQDGTTGHAPLSWAKRLTQTTRHAAVLLDEANLGAEDTMKALHRVLEEKVVGDLPLPKNTAMICTINPPSNATGAVELPAAVANRMLHLQWDMDFDAWAAGLVGGFDTADVPTLDSLAPGGSTDDLRREALMVSMFLRQKPELRNACPDTMAQAAGPWPSYRSWTKMVQVLAWLHVSDVDARLAAINGLVGEGAGRSYREFCRTQRLLDPHAALADPSIVDWKNTEPDVLWSLGLAVSALADEDTTGKVRTAGLALAAAGAKAGYTDNGWFIARRLLLNMPAGYKVPAQARREFAERFVAAGILAAA; encoded by the coding sequence ATGCCTACCACCACCGCATCCCCAGTCACCCTGCCCGGCACCGTCCAGCAGCGCGTCGCCGCTGCAGCCGCCCGTGCCGGCGTCCCCGTCTGCTTCCAGTCCGACCCCGGACAGGGCAAGACCGCCACCATCACCGCGTGGCTGTCCGCCTGGGGTTACCAGGCCGAAATCCTGTCCCCTGCCAACCGTGAACCGGCCGACTTCCTGGGCCAGATGGTGCTCACGCAGGACGGCACCACCGGGCACGCCCCGCTGAGCTGGGCCAAGCGCCTGACGCAGACGACGCGGCACGCCGCCGTGCTGCTCGACGAGGCCAACCTGGGCGCCGAGGACACGATGAAAGCCCTCCACCGGGTCTTGGAGGAAAAAGTCGTCGGTGATCTCCCGTTGCCGAAGAACACGGCCATGATCTGCACGATCAACCCGCCGAGCAACGCGACCGGCGCGGTCGAACTTCCTGCCGCCGTCGCCAACCGAATGCTGCACCTGCAATGGGACATGGACTTCGATGCGTGGGCCGCTGGCCTGGTCGGCGGGTTCGACACCGCGGACGTCCCGACACTGGACTCGCTGGCACCGGGCGGATCGACCGACGACTTGCGCCGTGAGGCCCTGATGGTTTCGATGTTCCTGCGTCAGAAGCCCGAACTGCGCAACGCCTGCCCGGACACGATGGCGCAGGCCGCAGGTCCGTGGCCGTCCTACCGTTCGTGGACGAAGATGGTTCAGGTCTTGGCCTGGCTGCACGTCAGCGACGTCGACGCTCGTCTGGCTGCGATCAACGGCCTGGTCGGGGAGGGTGCTGGACGTTCCTACCGCGAGTTCTGCCGCACGCAGCGCCTGCTCGACCCGCATGCCGCGCTGGCCGACCCGTCCATCGTGGACTGGAAGAACACCGAGCCGGACGTGCTGTGGTCGCTCGGACTGGCCGTGTCCGCGCTGGCCGACGAGGACACCACCGGCAAGGTTCGCACCGCTGGACTTGCCCTGGCCGCTGCCGGAGCGAAAGCGGGATACACCGACAACGGATGGTTCATCGCTCGCCGGCTGCTGCTGAACATGCCTGCGGGCTACAAAGTTCCGGCCCAGGCCCGCCGCGAGTTCGCGGAACGCTTCGTCGCCGCGGGCATCCTCGCCGCTGCCTGA
- a CDS encoding AAA family ATPase, with the protein MPIGIRDLDLPDVAITHDPETETAQQNPYEPVKLVAGSVTAQVLYQCAAGTRAIVVNSPPGGGKTTLITHLASYLHGRLGLPVMIAVPRRAQAKDLARRLALLIDPKDVDLEMRGVKREDWLPDGTPSVRADKVAPAGYVDSKGRSAMRAPIIVKTLDSLKLTKHGGRLLIVDESYQVTTECGASAAAGFDQIIAVGDPGQIGPVVPVNTYAWGALAPHRSFAARLLEREDVWTASLPSTYRLGQDTTDAIAPLYSFDFTSCRPDAGIEGHDELEELLAHSPQSPTDPMLMDATVRAAKRLIGKTYSAPDGTSRPIEAKDIVVCAATRSQVTALTARMNVAGLGRSTVGTADEIQGGQWPATVAVDPLAGGHVSDHHADTGRLCVMLSRHIAHLTWVHDGGWRGDMPQITARERDLHRRVRSAVVGH; encoded by the coding sequence ATGCCCATCGGAATCCGCGATCTTGACCTGCCCGACGTTGCCATCACGCACGACCCCGAGACCGAGACTGCCCAGCAGAACCCTTACGAACCGGTCAAGTTGGTCGCCGGAAGCGTCACCGCTCAGGTGCTCTACCAGTGCGCCGCCGGCACCCGTGCGATCGTCGTCAACTCCCCTCCCGGTGGAGGTAAGACGACGCTCATCACCCACCTCGCTTCCTACCTGCACGGCCGTCTCGGTCTGCCGGTGATGATCGCTGTCCCCCGCCGCGCTCAGGCCAAGGATCTCGCCCGGCGGCTGGCACTCCTGATCGACCCGAAGGACGTCGACCTGGAAATGCGCGGGGTCAAGCGGGAGGACTGGCTACCCGACGGCACGCCCTCCGTCCGCGCGGACAAGGTCGCCCCTGCCGGTTACGTCGACTCCAAAGGGCGCTCCGCCATGCGCGCACCGATCATCGTCAAGACCCTCGACAGTCTCAAGCTCACCAAGCACGGAGGCCGGTTGTTGATCGTCGACGAGTCGTACCAAGTCACCACCGAGTGCGGTGCCTCAGCCGCAGCCGGTTTCGATCAGATCATCGCGGTCGGTGACCCCGGACAGATCGGCCCGGTCGTCCCGGTGAACACCTATGCGTGGGGCGCCCTGGCACCGCATCGCTCGTTCGCTGCCCGGTTGCTGGAACGAGAGGACGTCTGGACGGCTTCACTGCCCTCGACGTACCGGCTCGGTCAGGACACCACCGATGCAATCGCTCCGCTCTACTCCTTCGACTTCACCTCGTGCCGCCCGGACGCTGGCATCGAGGGCCACGACGAACTCGAAGAACTGCTGGCCCACTCCCCGCAGTCACCGACCGACCCGATGCTGATGGACGCCACCGTGCGGGCCGCCAAGCGTCTAATCGGAAAGACCTACTCGGCCCCGGACGGAACCTCCCGCCCGATCGAAGCCAAGGACATCGTCGTCTGCGCCGCGACCCGCTCGCAGGTGACGGCCCTGACAGCACGGATGAACGTCGCCGGACTTGGCCGGTCCACCGTCGGAACCGCCGATGAGATTCAGGGTGGGCAGTGGCCGGCGACCGTCGCCGTCGACCCGCTGGCCGGTGGGCACGTCTCGGATCACCACGCCGATACCGGGCGGCTGTGCGTGATGCTGTCACGGCACATCGCTCACCTGACGTGGGTTCACGACGGCGGCTGGCGCGGCGACATGCCGCAGATCACCGCTCGTGAGCGTGACCTGCACCGGCGCGTTCGCTCGGCTGTCGTCGGTCACTGA
- a CDS encoding vWA domain-containing protein translates to MTIRAMTPEERLRFGFWRDQASDLMPYLSPILFKFRPIVTDEVDSFAVDEGLRCYVNTERVKDWSPKLLATALLHECGHVWSEHAARARELGVSGSQQHQDWNAGADMAINDDLLDAGLTEIKDFLLPSLISQPNHQEAEHYYGVIRAKRAAQQKQQAPQQQSGQPAQDAPGNGGDQPDSTDEGQQDSTTNGSNGEQSPQDYTGCGSVSGNGAPCELPDDGGALGAESKAASVADVSDTLDQVAYEIEKHVRVHGRGSIPGGLSDFMDNRLEPPKVPWRTELSSFVRRTIHVGGRGRRSTNRPNRRRNNITLGGQRVIVPGTVKPVLRIALIRDTSGSMSVEDLQMVGNEVEGVARAVGIKGPNLLVIDVDSHAHPPRPYAGAATLNIVQGRGGTDMSAGLAVAGELSPAPTLVIVCTDGITGWPNDEPPFPVVGCFIGKASERYAKGAPHWMHTVVVED, encoded by the coding sequence ATGACCATCCGTGCAATGACCCCCGAGGAGCGCCTGCGCTTCGGCTTCTGGCGTGACCAAGCATCCGACCTCATGCCCTACTTGTCCCCTATCCTGTTCAAGTTTCGCCCGATCGTCACCGACGAGGTGGACTCGTTCGCCGTCGATGAGGGGTTGCGCTGCTACGTCAACACCGAGCGCGTCAAGGACTGGTCCCCGAAACTGCTCGCCACGGCGTTGCTACATGAGTGCGGGCACGTGTGGTCCGAGCACGCTGCACGCGCCCGCGAGCTGGGCGTTTCCGGCTCGCAGCAGCACCAAGACTGGAACGCCGGGGCCGACATGGCGATCAACGACGACCTCCTGGACGCCGGTCTGACCGAGATCAAGGACTTCCTACTGCCGAGCCTCATCAGTCAGCCGAACCACCAGGAAGCCGAGCACTATTACGGGGTGATCCGGGCCAAGCGTGCCGCCCAGCAGAAACAGCAGGCACCGCAGCAGCAGTCCGGACAACCGGCGCAGGATGCTCCTGGAAACGGTGGTGACCAGCCGGATTCGACTGATGAGGGACAGCAGGACTCAACGACGAACGGATCGAACGGCGAGCAGTCCCCGCAGGATTACACCGGGTGCGGTTCGGTGAGCGGTAACGGCGCACCGTGCGAACTACCCGACGACGGTGGAGCCCTGGGTGCCGAGTCGAAGGCGGCCTCAGTGGCCGACGTGTCCGACACCCTGGATCAGGTGGCGTACGAAATCGAGAAGCACGTCCGGGTCCACGGCCGCGGAAGCATCCCCGGCGGGTTGAGCGACTTCATGGACAACCGGCTCGAACCGCCGAAGGTGCCCTGGCGCACCGAACTGTCGTCCTTCGTGCGCCGCACGATCCACGTCGGTGGGCGCGGTCGTCGCAGCACCAACCGGCCGAACCGTCGCCGGAACAACATCACGCTCGGCGGTCAACGAGTCATCGTTCCGGGCACGGTCAAGCCGGTGCTGCGTATCGCGCTCATCAGGGACACCTCCGGGTCGATGTCCGTCGAGGATTTGCAGATGGTCGGCAACGAGGTTGAAGGTGTCGCCAGGGCAGTCGGCATCAAGGGTCCGAACCTGCTGGTGATCGACGTGGACTCACACGCTCACCCGCCTCGCCCGTACGCCGGTGCAGCCACGCTGAACATCGTGCAGGGGCGCGGTGGAACGGACATGAGTGCGGGCCTAGCGGTGGCCGGCGAACTGTCACCGGCACCGACCCTGGTGATCGTCTGCACCGACGGAATCACCGGGTGGCCGAACGACGAACCGCCGTTCCCGGTCGTTGGGTGCTTCATCGGTAAGGCGTCCGAGCGGTACGCGAAGGGGGCTCCGCACTGGATGCACACCGTGGTTGTTGAGGACTGA
- a CDS encoding ATP-dependent DNA helicase — protein sequence MTDTNLLPEVLSAAVRRITGGAADQPRPPQADLSDRIQDAMLSATSVAAQGPTQVLGAAPTGLGKSLAYLAPALLAAAERGERTVISTESLSLQAQVVDRDLPLIAHAVEDVTGSLPTGAVLKGWGNYVCAATVSATIEEISDVEATTPEQLASLLPGLQRLTEFATGRKGIIGKATVRAFLQGRTPTVRESVRATKDAHVLIGTEKVPALPLFRLLEQTCATNDPAHHDIHHLDVTADLWVHASITASGCPGTANCNFGEVCAPAASRKVAADADVLVTNHKLLAIQATTGAPVVLGSKRFGMIDHLVVDEAHELPRIVRDTGAISVSGQRIRSLSKRINRIVVDSSAGDDGFAVAESVDHVLAQYIAARGGRGSAVVNLTENDMPLQDVTELIIEWAKSARGNLPDPATISRHAEAAKVRHLASDLTELIGNVGSANKTEIGTARWLDAENLAVKMSPIDVGPMLRANLFKATAHEQWIDDGLIEDHRLDLDGSYPVSVTMVSATLPDGFARQAGMSVAPVVYDSPFEVAFAASALFVPAINADDLAALTGLGGRFVTGQHAAWAAPKIAELVLANDGSALVLATTKTAGIAYVEHLRAALRTAGANHITVHSQWDGVPVRQALDDWRTDHHSVLVGTRSLMTGVDAPGQTCSLVIIDRIPRTAGNPVDDARVASIMASSGMSKWTADELVYVSDAKLLLQQAAGRLIRRATDTGMIAVLDPRLLGGTAIAQKANIRQTYLSALTHMQHKLRFMDEATTWLIEHRTGFEAA from the coding sequence ATGACCGACACGAACCTTCTGCCCGAAGTGCTGTCCGCCGCCGTGCGGCGCATCACCGGTGGAGCCGCCGACCAGCCTCGCCCTCCCCAGGCCGACCTGTCCGATCGCATCCAGGACGCCATGCTGTCGGCGACCTCGGTCGCTGCGCAGGGTCCGACTCAAGTTCTCGGCGCAGCGCCCACCGGGTTGGGAAAGTCGCTTGCCTACCTCGCCCCAGCGCTGCTTGCTGCCGCCGAGCGCGGAGAACGCACCGTCATCTCGACCGAGTCTCTGTCGCTGCAGGCACAGGTCGTCGACCGTGACCTTCCGCTGATCGCGCACGCGGTGGAGGACGTCACCGGGTCGCTGCCGACCGGAGCCGTCTTGAAGGGGTGGGGTAACTACGTCTGCGCAGCGACCGTCTCCGCGACGATCGAGGAGATCTCCGACGTCGAGGCCACCACCCCTGAACAGCTCGCCAGCCTGCTTCCCGGTCTGCAGCGACTGACCGAGTTCGCTACCGGACGCAAGGGCATCATCGGCAAGGCGACCGTCCGGGCGTTCCTGCAGGGGCGCACGCCGACGGTGCGCGAGTCGGTCCGGGCCACCAAGGACGCACACGTCCTGATCGGCACAGAGAAGGTTCCCGCGCTGCCGTTGTTCCGGCTGCTGGAGCAAACCTGCGCCACCAACGATCCGGCGCACCACGACATTCACCATCTCGACGTCACCGCCGACCTGTGGGTCCATGCATCCATCACCGCATCCGGTTGCCCCGGCACCGCGAACTGCAACTTCGGCGAGGTCTGCGCACCGGCGGCCAGCCGTAAGGTCGCTGCCGATGCCGACGTCCTGGTGACCAACCACAAGCTGCTGGCGATCCAGGCCACCACCGGGGCTCCCGTGGTGCTGGGATCCAAGCGGTTCGGGATGATCGACCACCTGGTCGTCGATGAGGCCCACGAACTGCCCCGCATCGTCCGCGATACCGGGGCGATCTCAGTTTCCGGCCAGCGCATCCGCTCACTGTCCAAGCGGATCAACCGGATCGTCGTTGACTCCAGCGCCGGTGACGACGGGTTCGCCGTCGCCGAGTCGGTCGACCACGTACTCGCGCAGTACATCGCTGCGCGCGGTGGCCGCGGATCCGCGGTGGTCAATCTGACCGAAAACGACATGCCTCTACAGGACGTCACCGAGCTCATCATCGAGTGGGCGAAGTCCGCGCGAGGAAACCTGCCCGACCCGGCCACGATCAGTCGGCACGCCGAAGCTGCGAAGGTACGACACCTCGCCTCCGACCTGACCGAACTGATCGGGAATGTCGGCAGTGCGAACAAGACCGAGATCGGCACCGCCCGGTGGCTGGACGCCGAGAACCTCGCGGTCAAGATGTCGCCGATCGACGTCGGACCGATGCTGCGGGCCAATCTGTTCAAGGCGACCGCGCACGAACAATGGATCGACGACGGACTGATCGAGGATCACCGTCTCGACCTGGACGGCAGCTACCCGGTGTCGGTGACGATGGTGTCCGCCACCCTGCCCGACGGGTTCGCCCGCCAGGCTGGAATGTCGGTGGCACCGGTGGTCTACGACTCACCGTTCGAGGTGGCATTCGCTGCGTCGGCGCTGTTCGTGCCGGCCATCAACGCCGACGACCTGGCAGCACTCACCGGTCTTGGCGGACGGTTCGTCACCGGTCAGCACGCCGCTTGGGCTGCACCGAAGATCGCCGAGCTGGTCCTCGCCAACGACGGGTCCGCCCTCGTGCTGGCAACGACCAAGACGGCTGGTATCGCCTACGTCGAGCATCTGCGTGCCGCGTTGCGCACGGCGGGGGCCAACCACATCACAGTGCACAGTCAGTGGGACGGCGTTCCGGTTCGGCAGGCGCTCGACGACTGGCGCACCGACCACCACAGCGTCCTGGTCGGCACCCGGTCACTCATGACGGGCGTGGACGCTCCTGGGCAGACCTGCTCGCTGGTCATCATCGACCGCATCCCGCGCACCGCCGGCAACCCGGTCGACGACGCGCGCGTCGCCTCGATCATGGCCTCCAGCGGCATGTCGAAGTGGACGGCTGATGAGCTGGTCTACGTCTCGGACGCAAAGCTGTTGCTGCAGCAGGCAGCGGGCCGGTTGATTCGTCGGGCAACTGACACCGGGATGATCGCGGTGCTCGATCCTCGCCTACTCGGCGGCACTGCGATCGCTCAGAAGGCCAACATCCGGCAGACCTACCTGTCGGCCCTCACCCACATGCAGCACAAGCTGCGCTTTATGGACGAGGCGACAACGTGGCTGATCGAGCATCGCACCGGATTCGAAGCCGCCTAG
- a CDS encoding molybdopterin-guanine dinucleotide biosynthesis protein MobB — translation MHTSTRSVPGIIIGINGKAYAGKDTLAERLIAALTARGRSAVQVGFSDSIRVEAQAAVDQAARGDAVVGLKPSQAAELEQLMWAAAPDDFDLSVRTDFQRAVLQRFGMGWRPDGYWAARVVEDAQRLAGAGQDVLLTGLRFPAETNLAMAAGATTIRLDISPAEQDRRAVARDGKPMTDEARNHLGEIIQDGRDDWTLRIGTDTADADAVFQTAWAYIEPMITDRRSA, via the coding sequence ATGCACACAAGCACGCGCAGCGTGCCCGGAATCATCATCGGCATCAACGGCAAGGCGTACGCGGGCAAGGACACGCTCGCCGAGCGGCTCATCGCCGCGCTCACTGCGCGCGGTCGGTCGGCTGTGCAGGTCGGCTTCTCCGACTCGATCCGAGTTGAGGCCCAAGCGGCCGTCGATCAGGCAGCTCGCGGTGATGCCGTCGTCGGTCTCAAACCGTCGCAGGCCGCTGAACTCGAACAGCTCATGTGGGCGGCGGCCCCGGACGACTTCGACCTGTCGGTCCGCACCGACTTCCAGCGTGCCGTTCTGCAGCGGTTCGGCATGGGATGGCGCCCTGACGGGTACTGGGCTGCCCGTGTGGTCGAAGACGCGCAGCGCCTGGCCGGTGCCGGGCAGGACGTCCTGCTCACCGGACTACGGTTCCCCGCGGAGACGAACCTGGCGATGGCTGCCGGAGCTACCACGATCCGGCTCGATATCTCCCCCGCTGAGCAAGACCGTCGGGCGGTTGCGCGCGACGGCAAGCCGATGACGGACGAAGCCCGCAATCACCTCGGCGAGATCATCCAGGACGGCCGCGACGATTGGACGTTGCGGATCGGCACCGACACCGCAGACGCCGATGCTGTCTTCCAGACAGCCTGGGCGTACATCGAGCCGATGATCACTGACCGCCGCTCGGCGTAA
- a CDS encoding IS481 family transposase — MSHANATLTPAGRLRLAKLVVDEQWSYAHAAERFSVSITTARRWALRYREHGPAGMTDRSSRPHHCPHQFPRRTERRIINLRVTRRWGPARIAYHLGLNPSTVHHVLRRYGCPRLKWTYPATGTRIKASSRDKQRYEHQAPGDLVHVDIKKLGKIPDGGGWRITGRGSAQDRRAGVARDRAARQGASSSRGYVYLHHAVDDHSRLAYSEILSDERKETAAAFWKRAQQFFARHGITVKAVLTDNGACYRSRLWAKTLGTRIKHRRTRPYRPQTNGKVERFNRTLLEEWAYACAYTSEADRRATYPEWLHHYNHHRGHTSLKGQSPIDRVPNLSGQNS; from the coding sequence ATGTCCCACGCTAACGCGACGCTCACACCGGCTGGCCGGCTCCGCTTGGCCAAGCTCGTCGTCGATGAGCAGTGGTCCTACGCGCATGCTGCTGAACGGTTTTCGGTCAGCATCACGACCGCACGCCGCTGGGCGTTGCGGTACCGGGAACATGGCCCGGCCGGGATGACCGACCGATCCTCACGACCACACCACTGTCCCCACCAGTTCCCGCGGCGCACTGAACGCCGGATTATCAACCTGCGGGTGACACGCCGGTGGGGTCCGGCCCGTATCGCCTACCACCTGGGGTTGAATCCCTCGACCGTGCACCACGTGCTGCGCCGGTACGGCTGCCCGCGACTGAAGTGGACCTACCCCGCGACCGGGACCCGCATCAAGGCATCCTCACGCGACAAGCAACGGTATGAACACCAGGCACCCGGTGACCTGGTGCATGTCGACATCAAGAAACTCGGGAAGATCCCCGACGGCGGTGGGTGGCGCATCACCGGACGCGGTTCGGCTCAGGACCGACGTGCCGGCGTGGCCCGTGACCGTGCCGCACGTCAGGGCGCATCATCCTCGCGTGGCTACGTCTACCTTCACCACGCCGTCGATGACCACTCCCGGCTGGCCTACTCAGAGATCCTCAGCGATGAACGCAAGGAGACAGCCGCAGCGTTCTGGAAGCGTGCCCAACAGTTCTTCGCTCGCCATGGCATCACCGTCAAAGCGGTCCTGACCGACAACGGCGCCTGCTACCGCAGCCGGTTATGGGCCAAGACGCTCGGCACGCGCATCAAACACCGCCGTACCCGCCCCTACCGGCCGCAAACCAACGGCAAGGTCGAACGTTTCAACCGGACCCTGCTGGAGGAATGGGCTTACGCGTGCGCTTACACCTCAGAAGCCGACCGCCGTGCGACCTACCCCGAATGGCTCCATCACTACAATCACCACCGCGGCCACACCAGCCTCAAGGGCCAATCACCCATCGACCGCGTGCCTAACCTCTCCGGACAGAACAGCTAG
- a CDS encoding potassium channel family protein: protein MAKRIGAGGGVVVIGLGRFGKSLALELESDGIEVLGIDADPRPVQAVAGRLTHVVQADATDAEAMRQLSVHEFDRAVVAIGSSLEASVLAAFVLRGLHVPHIWAKATTKAQAQILEQVGVEHVVRPEHEMGRRTAHLVRGKMLDYIEFDDGFAIVRTRPPRSILGKTLAEAAVRSKWGVTVVGVKATGKDFTHATAETVVEDGHLIIVSGERRKVEAFSNQ, encoded by the coding sequence TTGGCTAAGCGCATCGGAGCTGGCGGCGGAGTCGTCGTCATCGGACTCGGCCGTTTCGGCAAATCTCTTGCGCTGGAGCTAGAGAGTGATGGCATCGAAGTCCTGGGCATCGACGCAGACCCGCGCCCTGTCCAAGCTGTTGCAGGCAGGCTCACCCACGTCGTTCAGGCCGACGCGACCGACGCAGAAGCCATGCGCCAGCTGTCTGTGCATGAGTTCGACCGGGCCGTCGTTGCCATCGGGTCCAGCCTTGAGGCAAGTGTGCTCGCAGCCTTCGTCCTGCGCGGTCTGCACGTACCGCATATCTGGGCCAAGGCAACCACCAAGGCCCAAGCGCAGATCCTCGAGCAGGTCGGGGTTGAGCACGTCGTGCGCCCCGAACATGAAATGGGCCGTCGTACAGCTCACCTCGTGCGCGGCAAGATGCTGGACTACATCGAGTTCGACGATGGATTCGCCATCGTTCGTACACGCCCACCGCGCAGCATTCTCGGCAAGACTCTCGCGGAGGCAGCAGTCCGTTCGAAATGGGGCGTCACGGTCGTCGGCGTCAAGGCCACCGGCAAGGACTTCACCCACGCGACCGCCGAGACGGTGGTCGAGGACGGGCATCTCATCATCGTCTCCGGCGAGCGCCGCAAGGTCGAAGCGTTCTCCAACCAGTAG
- a CDS encoding TrkH family potassium uptake protein, with protein sequence MLSDTGARATPRSRLLRHPAQTVVAAFAVGNTIGTLLLMLPMARTGDGGAPFVTALFTSTSAVCVTGLVTVDTATYWTGFGQAVILGLIQVGGFGFMTMTTLLVLFIGRRLGLRSRIAAAAETKSGVGDVRTVLVGVFRITVIVEAVVALALTLRFWLGHGFGFLESLRLGGFHAVSAFNNAGFALFSDSLMSYLTDPWIQLPIVVAIVIGGLGFPVLLELLRRRARRHWSLHTQLTLFMTTILLVGGTVFMTLSEWGNDATIGTLNPAQKLLAGFVHAVQPRTAGFNAWDYGQATDETLLGTIMLMFVGGGSAGTAGGLKVTTFVVLFFVIVAEVRGEHDVVAFGRRIGDRTVRQAITVALLGVAAVVGSTMLLTQLTGLPFRDVLFETTSAFSTVGLSTGITAQVPESGQFVLAALMFLGRLGPVTLVSALALRKRGRRYTYPEGWPLIG encoded by the coding sequence ATGCTCTCCGACACCGGTGCCCGGGCCACCCCCCGCTCCCGACTCTTGCGTCACCCCGCGCAGACCGTGGTCGCGGCATTCGCGGTGGGCAACACCATCGGCACCCTGCTCCTCATGCTCCCGATGGCACGAACCGGTGATGGAGGCGCACCATTCGTCACCGCACTTTTCACCTCCACAAGTGCAGTGTGTGTCACCGGCCTCGTCACCGTGGACACAGCGACCTACTGGACCGGTTTCGGCCAGGCCGTCATCCTCGGACTCATCCAGGTCGGCGGGTTCGGATTCATGACGATGACCACTTTGCTGGTGCTGTTCATCGGCCGGCGGCTAGGTCTGCGCAGCCGAATCGCAGCGGCTGCCGAAACAAAGAGCGGGGTCGGCGACGTTCGCACCGTCCTAGTGGGAGTCTTCAGAATCACCGTCATCGTCGAGGCAGTCGTCGCTCTTGCCCTGACACTCAGGTTCTGGCTCGGCCACGGCTTCGGCTTCTTGGAGTCTCTGCGACTCGGCGGATTCCACGCAGTGTCGGCCTTCAACAACGCCGGGTTCGCGCTGTTCAGCGACAGCCTCATGAGTTACCTCACCGACCCCTGGATTCAACTCCCGATCGTCGTGGCCATCGTCATCGGCGGCCTCGGATTCCCCGTCCTGCTCGAACTCCTGCGTCGCCGTGCACGCAGGCACTGGTCGTTGCACACCCAACTCACACTTTTCATGACCACGATCCTTCTCGTCGGCGGAACCGTGTTCATGACGCTCAGCGAATGGGGTAATGACGCGACGATCGGAACACTGAATCCAGCGCAGAAGCTGCTGGCCGGCTTCGTCCACGCCGTGCAGCCGCGTACCGCGGGTTTCAATGCCTGGGACTACGGGCAGGCCACCGACGAGACGTTGCTCGGCACAATCATGCTGATGTTCGTCGGAGGTGGATCGGCCGGCACCGCCGGTGGACTGAAGGTCACCACGTTCGTCGTCCTATTCTTCGTCATCGTTGCCGAGGTTCGTGGCGAGCATGATGTGGTCGCGTTCGGCCGGCGGATCGGCGATCGCACTGTGCGGCAGGCCATCACCGTGGCTCTACTGGGGGTTGCTGCCGTTGTGGGATCGACCATGCTCCTCACTCAACTCACCGGTCTGCCCTTCCGCGACGTGCTTTTCGAGACGACGAGTGCCTTCTCGACGGTCGGGTTGTCCACCGGAATCACTGCCCAGGTGCCGGAATCGGGTCAGTTTGTATTGGCTGCCCTGATGTTCCTGGGGAGGTTGGGGCCGGTGACCCTAGTGTCGGCTCTGGCGTTGCGCAAGCGCGGACGCCGATACACCTACCCGGAAGGATGGCCCCTCATTGGCTAA
- a CDS encoding 3'-5' exonuclease, translated as MANAIALDIETDTSPLTDKEKAAGYTSRGLDPAITAVTAVSMYDGTDSHVLSGEERSLLIDLADWLRTSDADTVLTWNGSAFDFPFLDARMGLPGIQTPWTLVHNPDIPVKYEPTPGYLGGYDVRGLGANHVDVALLTRERTGRWCSLKMHARSEYGLDPVEVDRTKMHLLTGKQLREYVVSDAVTTYEIARRMGLLTA; from the coding sequence ATGGCAAACGCGATTGCGCTCGACATCGAGACCGACACATCCCCGCTGACCGACAAGGAGAAAGCCGCCGGCTACACCTCTCGAGGACTGGACCCGGCCATCACCGCCGTCACCGCCGTCAGCATGTACGACGGCACCGACAGTCATGTCTTGTCTGGCGAGGAGAGGTCACTCCTGATCGACCTGGCGGACTGGCTGCGCACCAGCGACGCCGACACGGTCCTCACCTGGAACGGCTCCGCGTTCGACTTCCCGTTCCTTGACGCGCGGATGGGCCTGCCTGGCATCCAGACACCGTGGACGCTGGTCCACAACCCGGACATCCCCGTCAAGTACGAACCGACGCCGGGCTACCTCGGTGGTTACGACGTGCGAGGTCTGGGCGCCAACCACGTCGATGTAGCCCTCCTCACCCGCGAACGGACCGGCCGCTGGTGCTCGCTCAAGATGCACGCGCGCAGCGAGTACGGGCTGGACCCCGTAGAGGTCGATCGCACCAAGATGCACCTGCTCACCGGGAAGCAGCTGCGCGAGTACGTCGTCTCCGACGCGGTCACCACCTACGAGATCGCGCGGCGTATGGGCTTGCTGACCGCCTGA